From Marinobacterium sp. LSUCC0821, a single genomic window includes:
- a CDS encoding ATP-binding protein, giving the protein MIGFCSSLRDKVLPKSIIARMSLMLLFGIIFAQVVSTVIWSQQFQASERHRLEEISDVMGARIGQTIQFFSRLPKEYRHIVLDQLRDMGGTRFFVSVNPDRINLKTLPVNSLQTEVGERISSNVADQIKTEPDNIAVEFVGFSDLRILSTNNLMVELPKKWQRFALLDPGDNSPVVVVQLPLKDGEWIYLATVFPEGEVLSSPILSSERILSLTLVTLTTMVLVTLMVIGIVKPLRRLAKEADALGRGKTPSLIPVEGTREMRSTIKAFNQMAQRIEKFIADRERLFASISHDLKTPLTRARLRAEMIDDDHIRDGLVGDLENLEMLVKASLQMIKDAAIHENIETVDLNRLIQGCLASAKIEGLPCEASLPAKFEIEGRRLSLERLFTNLIDNALHYGRGVEIYGEIAADTNELVVQVCDRGPGLSDAMKQRVFEPFYRIDKQPSSIHVGLGMGIVKSIAQLHGADTLLLDRPGGGLIVEIRFPLSHFVTEGQSS; this is encoded by the coding sequence ATGATTGGCTTCTGTTCCTCACTGCGGGATAAGGTACTTCCTAAATCGATCATCGCACGCATGTCATTGATGCTGCTTTTCGGCATCATCTTTGCTCAGGTTGTCAGTACAGTCATCTGGTCGCAGCAGTTCCAAGCATCAGAACGCCATCGTCTTGAAGAGATCTCTGATGTCATGGGGGCTCGTATAGGGCAAACCATACAGTTCTTTTCACGCCTACCTAAAGAGTATCGCCATATCGTGCTGGATCAGCTCAGGGATATGGGTGGTACGCGCTTCTTCGTCTCTGTTAACCCTGACCGTATCAATCTGAAAACGCTTCCAGTGAATTCATTACAGACTGAGGTTGGAGAACGTATTTCAAGTAATGTTGCCGATCAAATCAAAACAGAGCCCGACAATATTGCTGTTGAGTTTGTGGGATTCAGTGATTTAAGGATTCTATCAACCAACAACCTGATGGTTGAACTACCTAAGAAATGGCAGCGTTTTGCTCTCCTCGATCCGGGTGATAATAGCCCAGTCGTAGTTGTACAGCTCCCATTGAAGGATGGTGAATGGATCTACCTTGCTACTGTATTTCCGGAGGGTGAGGTGCTGAGTTCACCCATCCTCTCAAGTGAGCGTATTTTATCGCTGACACTCGTTACACTCACCACGATGGTGCTCGTGACCCTGATGGTGATTGGGATTGTTAAGCCGCTACGCCGCTTGGCTAAAGAGGCTGATGCCCTAGGTCGAGGTAAAACGCCTTCGCTAATTCCCGTCGAGGGGACGCGTGAGATGCGTTCAACAATAAAAGCCTTTAACCAGATGGCTCAGCGTATTGAGAAGTTCATAGCAGATAGGGAGAGACTCTTCGCTTCGATTTCTCACGATCTTAAAACCCCGCTAACACGTGCGCGACTTCGAGCAGAGATGATCGATGATGATCATATTCGTGATGGGCTGGTGGGTGACCTCGAAAATCTCGAGATGTTGGTTAAAGCCTCTCTGCAGATGATTAAAGATGCTGCCATTCACGAGAATATTGAAACGGTAGATCTCAATAGACTGATTCAAGGCTGTTTAGCCAGTGCAAAAATTGAGGGGCTGCCCTGTGAGGCTAGTCTCCCGGCTAAGTTTGAAATTGAGGGGCGTCGACTCTCTTTGGAGCGACTCTTTACCAACCTGATCGATAATGCGCTGCACTATGGGCGTGGCGTTGAGATCTATGGTGAGATCGCGGCTGACACCAACGAGCTGGTAGTTCAGGTGTGTGATCGTGGGCCTGGTCTAAGTGATGCTATGAAACAGCGCGTTTTCGAGCCCTTCTATCGTATAGATAAACAGCCAAGCTCTATTCATGTCGGGCTCGGCATGGGGATTGTGAAGTCTATTGCCCAGCTTCACGGGGCTGATACTCTGCTTTTAGATCGTCCGGGTGGTGGTTTGATTGTTGAGATTCGATTCCCTTTGTCACACTTTGTAACAGAAGGTCAGTCTTCGTAA
- a CDS encoding NAD(P)H-flavin reductase gives MARKVTTILAADKLNRDVYRVRLLLPATDSSATEFAAGQYLDICLPDGKKASFSIASAPEAGREIELHIRHMPESEFNDSIVQHLLHQPTVEVELPMGNCTIDIASLTVDQPLLFAAASTGFSQVKSIVEHLLANQVKNPIHVYWGARVEEDMYLESLPASWAEHHANVHFVPVVSEPEKSEGWSGRTGLLPTAMCEDFADLSKALVFACGSPAMVYALLDAFETQGFNETQMKSDVFAYAPRR, from the coding sequence GTGGCAAGGAAAGTAACCACTATATTGGCTGCCGATAAACTGAATCGCGATGTCTATCGTGTACGTCTATTGCTGCCAGCAACTGATAGTTCTGCAACGGAGTTTGCGGCGGGTCAGTATTTAGATATCTGTCTACCTGATGGCAAGAAGGCTTCGTTTTCAATCGCCTCGGCTCCCGAAGCGGGTCGCGAAATCGAACTGCATATCCGTCACATGCCAGAGAGTGAGTTTAATGACTCAATTGTGCAGCACTTGTTGCATCAGCCAACTGTTGAAGTTGAGTTGCCTATGGGCAATTGCACAATCGATATCGCTTCTCTTACTGTCGATCAGCCACTTCTTTTCGCCGCAGCAAGCACCGGTTTCTCTCAGGTGAAAAGTATCGTAGAGCACCTTCTAGCGAACCAGGTGAAAAATCCTATTCACGTCTACTGGGGCGCGCGCGTTGAAGAGGACATGTACCTCGAGTCACTCCCTGCTAGCTGGGCGGAACATCACGCCAATGTGCACTTTGTGCCTGTTGTTAGTGAGCCAGAGAAGAGCGAAGGGTGGAGCGGACGTACAGGTTTGCTGCCAACCGCTATGTGTGAAGATTTTGCTGACCTAAGCAAAGCACTAGTTTTTGCCTGTGGTTCGCCCGCAATGGTCTACGCGCTACTCGACGCTTTTGAAACGCAGGGTTTTAACGAGACCCAGATGAAATCAGACGTGTTCGCCTACGCGCCACGTCGTTGA
- a CDS encoding 2Fe-2S iron-sulfur cluster binding domain-containing protein, protein MTSSHFLVEVEGVAKQLHCAPNQTLLEVLTESGFVQRKACRNGVCEICEADLLTGQAWQRYPRVDWDAGQGECRLLLCTSYPRSNIKLRVIRCLLPGV, encoded by the coding sequence ATGACTAGCAGCCATTTTCTGGTTGAGGTTGAGGGCGTAGCAAAGCAACTGCACTGCGCGCCCAATCAAACTTTATTAGAGGTGCTGACTGAGTCAGGTTTCGTGCAACGCAAAGCGTGCCGGAACGGTGTTTGTGAAATTTGTGAAGCGGATCTTCTGACTGGGCAAGCGTGGCAACGCTACCCAAGAGTGGATTGGGATGCAGGGCAGGGCGAGTGTCGCTTGCTGCTCTGTACGAGCTACCCACGCTCGAATATTAAATTACGTGTTATACGCTGTTTGTTACCTGGAGTATGA
- a CDS encoding carbohydrate ABC transporter permease, whose protein sequence is MSVSKAKKPMTLETLLPKIVLAPTTAAMLVCMYGFMIWTGALSFTKSRMLPQWDFVGFDQYVRLFENPRWDVSLSNLVVFGVLFIAVSLILGLLIAVLLDQKIRVEGALRTIYLYPMAVSFVVTGTAWKWILNPGLGLEKFVRDLGFETFEFRWLVDQDMAIYTIVIAAVWQSSGFVMAMFLAGLRGVDDSLIKAAEIDGASKIKAYWYVILPILRPVFFSAIVILSHIAIKSFDLVQALTGGGPGYASDLPANFMYTFAFNRAQMGVGAASAMIMLMGVLAIIVPYLYSELRGGKNGH, encoded by the coding sequence ATGTCTGTGTCAAAGGCAAAAAAGCCAATGACTCTAGAGACCCTATTGCCAAAAATTGTACTAGCACCAACCACTGCGGCGATGCTGGTATGTATGTATGGCTTTATGATCTGGACTGGCGCCTTATCGTTCACTAAGAGTCGCATGCTCCCTCAGTGGGACTTTGTAGGCTTTGACCAATATGTTCGTCTATTTGAGAACCCACGTTGGGATGTGTCGTTAAGTAACCTTGTAGTTTTTGGTGTGCTGTTTATCGCAGTGTCGCTCATCTTAGGGCTTTTGATTGCAGTTTTACTGGATCAAAAAATTCGTGTTGAGGGTGCGTTACGTACCATCTATCTCTACCCGATGGCTGTCTCTTTTGTTGTGACAGGTACAGCATGGAAATGGATTCTTAACCCAGGTTTGGGTCTTGAGAAGTTTGTCCGTGACTTGGGCTTTGAGACCTTCGAGTTCCGCTGGTTGGTTGATCAAGATATGGCGATTTACACCATCGTTATAGCTGCTGTATGGCAGTCGAGTGGCTTTGTCATGGCGATGTTCCTAGCGGGTCTACGTGGCGTCGATGATAGCTTGATTAAAGCAGCAGAGATCGATGGAGCTAGTAAGATAAAAGCTTACTGGTACGTCATTCTACCAATTCTCCGCCCAGTGTTTTTTAGTGCGATCGTGATCTTGTCTCACATCGCTATTAAGAGTTTCGATTTGGTGCAGGCGTTGACCGGTGGTGGTCCAGGTTATGCATCAGATCTACCTGCCAACTTCATGTACACCTTTGCATTTAACCGTGCTCAGATGGGTGTGGGTGCTGCAAGTGCCATGATTATGTTGATGGGTGTGTTGGCCATTATCGTGCCTTACCTCTATTCAGAACTGCGAGGTGGAAAAAATGGTCACTAA
- a CDS encoding ABC transporter substrate-binding protein, whose protein sequence is MLKRTLAVCVAAASLSSMTANAAEVEVLHYWTSGGEAKSVAYLKEKLTEAGIGWKDFAVAGGGGENAMTVLKSRAVSGNPPTAAQIKGPSIQEWGDLGFLADINSVAKAQNWDGVLPGVVSNVMKHEGKYVAAPVNVHRVNWLWANPEVFKKANATIPTTWDDFLVQAKKVQDAGFIALAHGGQAWQDATVFEAVVLGVGGPEYYQKAFVELDADALNSKTTEEVFRVFGELRQFVDANSPGRDWNVATSMVINGEAAMQIMGDWAKGEFTAAGKTPGVDFACVAAPSTSGSFTFNIDSFAFFQQSDAETQKAQQEMAKQILGQDFQKVFNLNKGSIPARLGMARDEFDSCAHASMDAFVASAQTGGLVPSFAHGMAVSEAVSGAIYDVATNYFNSKQTAAEGKAQLVAAVQSAM, encoded by the coding sequence ATGTTAAAACGTACTCTAGCGGTTTGTGTTGCAGCCGCATCTCTATCATCAATGACTGCAAATGCTGCTGAAGTAGAAGTACTTCACTACTGGACAAGTGGTGGCGAAGCTAAGTCTGTTGCTTACCTTAAAGAGAAGCTAACTGAAGCTGGTATCGGCTGGAAAGACTTCGCGGTAGCTGGTGGTGGCGGTGAGAACGCAATGACTGTTCTTAAATCTCGCGCAGTATCTGGTAACCCACCAACTGCAGCACAGATCAAAGGCCCATCTATCCAGGAGTGGGGTGATCTAGGTTTCCTAGCGGATATCAACTCTGTAGCTAAAGCTCAGAACTGGGATGGCGTACTACCAGGTGTTGTTTCAAATGTAATGAAACACGAAGGTAAATATGTAGCAGCTCCAGTAAACGTTCACCGCGTAAACTGGCTGTGGGCTAACCCAGAAGTATTCAAGAAAGCGAATGCAACTATCCCAACAACTTGGGATGATTTCCTAGTTCAGGCTAAGAAAGTTCAGGATGCTGGTTTCATCGCGCTAGCTCACGGTGGTCAGGCTTGGCAGGATGCGACTGTATTCGAAGCAGTTGTTCTTGGTGTAGGCGGTCCTGAGTACTACCAGAAAGCATTCGTAGAACTAGATGCAGATGCACTTAACAGCAAAACAACAGAAGAAGTTTTCCGTGTTTTCGGTGAACTACGCCAGTTCGTAGATGCTAACTCTCCAGGTCGTGACTGGAACGTTGCTACTTCAATGGTTATCAATGGTGAAGCAGCAATGCAGATCATGGGTGACTGGGCGAAGGGTGAATTCACAGCTGCTGGCAAAACTCCAGGCGTAGATTTCGCTTGTGTAGCTGCACCAAGCACTTCAGGTTCATTCACGTTCAACATCGACTCGTTCGCTTTCTTCCAGCAGTCTGATGCTGAAACACAGAAAGCGCAGCAGGAGATGGCTAAGCAGATCCTTGGTCAGGACTTCCAGAAAGTATTCAACCTGAACAAAGGTTCTATCCCAGCGCGTCTAGGTATGGCTCGTGACGAGTTTGATAGCTGTGCACACGCATCTATGGATGCATTCGTTGCAAGCGCTCAGACAGGCGGCCTAGTACCAAGCTTCGCGCACGGTATGGCTGTATCTGAAGCAGTTTCTGGTGCGATCTACGACGTAGCAACAAACTACTTCAATTCAAAACAAACTGCAGCTGAAGGTAAAGCTCAGCTAGTTGCGGCTGTTCAATCAGCAATGTAA
- the ubiD gene encoding 4-hydroxy-3-polyprenylbenzoate decarboxylase: MATPKYKDLRDFIAMLEARGELKRISYPVDPNLEMTEICDRMLKAGGPALLFENPVGYDMPVLGNLFGTPERVALGMGEESVEALREVGKLLAQLKEPEPPKGFKDALSKLPLYKQVLNMGPKVVRNAPCQELVLEGDQVDLTKLPIQTCWPGDAAPLVTWPLVITRGPNKSRQNLGIYRQQLIAPNKLIMRWLSHRGGALDFLEFKQQNPGKPYPVAVALGADPATILGAVTPVPDTLSEYAFAGLLRGGKTEVTECIGSDLQVPASAEIVLEGFIYPDELADEGPFGDHTGYYNEVDSFPVFTVERITMRKDAIYHSTYTGRPPDEPAILGVALNEVFVPILQKQFPEIVDFYLPPEGCSYRMAVVSMKKQYPGHAKRVMLGVWSFLRQFMYTKFVIVVDDDVNARDWQDVIWAITTRMDPARDTVMIENTPIDYLDFASPVSGLGSKMGLDATNKWQGETDREWGVPITMDQTVKDRVDEIWSELGIDD; encoded by the coding sequence ATGGCTACGCCAAAGTATAAAGATCTTAGAGATTTCATCGCGATGCTAGAAGCGCGCGGTGAACTTAAACGTATCTCATATCCTGTTGATCCCAATCTTGAGATGACCGAGATCTGTGATCGCATGCTTAAAGCGGGCGGTCCGGCGCTGCTATTTGAAAATCCCGTTGGCTACGATATGCCGGTTTTAGGCAACCTCTTCGGTACCCCGGAGCGTGTTGCATTAGGCATGGGCGAAGAGTCTGTTGAAGCGCTGCGTGAAGTGGGCAAGCTGCTGGCGCAACTTAAAGAACCTGAGCCACCTAAAGGCTTTAAAGATGCTCTAAGCAAGCTGCCGCTCTACAAACAGGTGTTAAACATGGGCCCTAAGGTGGTCCGTAATGCGCCCTGTCAGGAGCTGGTTCTTGAAGGAGATCAGGTTGATCTTACCAAGCTACCAATTCAAACCTGTTGGCCGGGTGATGCTGCACCGCTAGTGACTTGGCCATTGGTTATTACCCGTGGACCCAATAAGTCGCGCCAAAATCTTGGCATCTACCGCCAGCAATTAATTGCACCTAATAAGCTGATCATGCGCTGGTTATCGCATCGTGGCGGTGCATTGGATTTCCTAGAGTTTAAACAGCAGAATCCAGGCAAGCCCTATCCAGTCGCGGTAGCCCTTGGTGCTGACCCAGCCACTATTTTAGGTGCCGTAACACCTGTGCCAGATACACTCTCTGAGTACGCCTTTGCAGGTCTATTGCGTGGCGGGAAAACGGAAGTGACAGAGTGTATTGGCAGTGATCTGCAAGTGCCTGCCAGCGCTGAAATTGTCCTAGAAGGCTTCATCTATCCTGATGAGTTGGCCGACGAAGGCCCCTTTGGTGACCACACTGGTTACTACAATGAGGTTGATAGTTTTCCTGTCTTTACTGTTGAGCGCATTACCATGCGTAAAGATGCGATCTATCACAGTACCTACACCGGTAGACCACCTGATGAGCCTGCTATCTTGGGTGTGGCACTCAATGAAGTGTTTGTACCGATTCTGCAGAAGCAGTTTCCAGAGATTGTTGATTTCTACCTGCCGCCAGAGGGTTGCTCATACCGCATGGCGGTTGTGAGCATGAAGAAACAATATCCGGGTCATGCTAAACGTGTCATGTTGGGTGTTTGGTCATTCCTGCGTCAGTTTATGTACACTAAGTTTGTCATTGTTGTGGATGATGATGTGAATGCGCGCGATTGGCAGGATGTGATTTGGGCTATTACCACACGCATGGACCCTGCACGCGATACCGTTATGATCGAGAATACCCCAATCGACTACCTTGATTTCGCCTCACCTGTATCAGGACTGGGTTCGAAGATGGGCTTGGATGCAACCAACAAGTGGCAGGGTGAGACTGATCGTGAATGGGGCGTTCCCATTACGATGGACCAGACTGTTAAAGATCGCGTTGATGAGATCTGGTCTGAGTTAGGAATTGATGACTAG
- the rho gene encoding transcription termination factor Rho: protein MNLTELKLKSMPELLDLAAEMGLENLARSRKQDVIFSILKKHARSGEDIYGDGVLEILQDGFGFLRSADSSYLAGPDDIYVSPSQIRRFNLRTGDTISGKIRPPKDSERYFALLKVSEINFDAPENAKNKILFENLTPLFAHKRMRMEIGNGSTEDITARVLDLVTPIGKGQRALVVSPPKAGKTLMLQNIANSITRNNPECYLIVLLIDERPEEVTDMQRTVRGEVVASTFDEPPARHVQVAEMVLEKAKRLTEHKKDVVILLDSITRLARAYNTVVPSSGKVLTGGVDAHALERPKRFFGAARNIEEGGSLTIIATALVDTGSKMDEVIFEEFKGTGNAEVHLDRRVAEKRVFPAINIRRSGTRREDLLTTEDELQRMWILRKLLDPMEDAAATEFVIDKLKDFKTNDEFFMSMKRK, encoded by the coding sequence ATGAATCTTACCGAATTAAAACTTAAAAGCATGCCTGAACTGCTCGACCTTGCAGCAGAGATGGGCCTAGAAAACCTAGCGCGCTCGCGCAAACAAGACGTAATTTTCTCTATCCTTAAAAAGCACGCGCGTAGCGGAGAAGATATTTACGGTGACGGCGTCCTTGAGATCCTTCAGGATGGCTTTGGCTTCCTGCGTTCAGCTGACTCTTCTTACCTAGCTGGCCCAGATGATATCTACGTTTCACCAAGCCAAATTCGTCGTTTTAACCTTCGCACTGGCGACACTATTTCTGGCAAGATTCGTCCACCTAAAGATAGCGAACGCTACTTTGCCCTGTTGAAAGTTTCTGAGATCAACTTTGACGCACCTGAAAATGCGAAGAACAAGATCCTATTTGAGAACCTTACACCGCTATTCGCACACAAACGTATGCGTATGGAGATTGGTAACGGTTCTACTGAAGACATCACAGCACGTGTACTCGACCTAGTAACCCCAATCGGTAAAGGTCAGCGTGCACTTGTTGTATCACCACCTAAAGCGGGTAAAACGTTGATGCTGCAGAATATTGCAAACAGCATCACACGTAACAACCCAGAGTGTTACCTGATCGTTCTTCTTATCGATGAGCGTCCTGAAGAGGTAACCGACATGCAACGTACCGTGCGCGGTGAAGTTGTAGCGTCAACCTTCGATGAGCCGCCAGCGCGTCACGTTCAGGTTGCTGAGATGGTGCTTGAGAAGGCTAAGCGTCTGACAGAACACAAGAAAGATGTTGTCATTCTTCTCGACTCTATCACGCGTCTTGCACGTGCTTACAACACAGTTGTACCTTCATCTGGTAAGGTTCTAACAGGTGGTGTCGATGCGCATGCACTAGAGCGTCCAAAACGTTTCTTCGGTGCTGCACGTAACATCGAAGAGGGTGGTAGCTTGACTATCATCGCGACTGCACTTGTTGATACTGGCTCTAAGATGGATGAAGTTATCTTCGAAGAGTTCAAAGGTACCGGTAACGCTGAGGTACACCTAGACCGTCGTGTCGCTGAGAAGCGTGTCTTCCCTGCAATCAATATTCGTCGCTCTGGTACTCGTCGTGAAGATCTATTGACGACTGAAGATGAGCTCCAACGCATGTGGATTCTGCGTAAGCTGTTAGATCCAATGGAAGATGCTGCCGCAACTGAGTTTGTTATTGATAAGTTGAAAGACTTCAAAACCAATGATGAATTCTTTATGTCGATGAAACGTAAGTAA
- the trxA gene encoding thioredoxin TrxA — MSENIHNVSDASFEEDVLKADGPVLVDYWAEWCGPCKMIAPVLEEVAQEYAGRLKVCKLNIDENSETAPKFGIRGIPTLMIFKGGNVEATKVGALSKSQLTAFVDANI; from the coding sequence ATGAGCGAAAACATTCACAACGTATCTGACGCAAGCTTTGAAGAAGATGTACTAAAAGCAGACGGTCCTGTGTTGGTTGACTACTGGGCTGAGTGGTGTGGTCCTTGTAAGATGATTGCCCCTGTACTTGAAGAGGTTGCACAGGAGTACGCTGGTCGTCTTAAAGTGTGTAAGCTGAATATCGATGAGAACAGCGAAACTGCACCTAAGTTTGGTATTCGTGGTATCCCAACTCTTATGATCTTCAAAGGCGGTAACGTTGAAGCGACTAAGGTGGGTGCACTCTCTAAATCGCAGCTCACTGCATTTGTTGATGCAAATATCTAA
- a CDS encoding response regulator, with amino-acid sequence MHRLVLVDDDNEIRTLLSDYLTKNGFEVRAYESSEALLEAGVVDNELLILDVTLPGMDGLALCRQVRNSSSVPIIMLTAASDDVDRILGLELGADDYMGKPFNPRELLARVKALLRRAAPIAAPQESNCEAPLVLDSVARTAHFAGTELTLTGAEFDLLKVLVEHRGEIVSRDQLSIQLKGHPSAPYDRSIDTQVSRLRTKLSAVSNDDPIKSIRGKGYQLVLA; translated from the coding sequence TTGCACAGATTAGTTTTAGTGGATGATGACAATGAGATTCGTACTCTGCTCTCTGACTATTTGACTAAAAATGGTTTTGAGGTGCGTGCCTATGAATCTTCCGAAGCCTTGTTAGAGGCTGGCGTTGTCGATAACGAGCTGTTGATTTTGGATGTCACACTTCCGGGTATGGATGGCTTGGCGCTCTGTAGACAGGTTCGTAACAGCTCATCAGTGCCGATTATTATGCTTACAGCAGCAAGTGATGATGTGGATCGAATCCTAGGATTAGAGCTGGGTGCCGATGACTATATGGGTAAGCCCTTTAATCCAAGAGAGCTTTTAGCGCGCGTAAAAGCGTTGTTACGTCGTGCTGCTCCAATTGCTGCGCCACAAGAATCTAACTGTGAAGCTCCGCTAGTGCTTGATTCAGTTGCTCGTACAGCTCACTTTGCTGGTACCGAATTAACGCTTACAGGCGCGGAGTTCGACCTCTTGAAAGTACTGGTCGAACACCGTGGCGAGATTGTTTCGCGTGATCAATTAAGTATTCAATTAAAGGGCCATCCTAGTGCCCCTTATGATCGTTCAATCGATACTCAAGTGAGTCGATTGCGGACTAAGTTATCTGCTGTCTCAAATGACGACCCAATCAAGTCGATTCGTGGCAAGGGTTATCAACTGGTATTGGCATGA
- a CDS encoding carbohydrate ABC transporter permease, whose protein sequence is MVTNRSFSFGRFIIYACLAAFAILYLAPLYVMLTTSFKDIEEIRSGNLLALPQDPTLYAWIKAWSSACTGSECQGLAPFFMNSVKIVVPAVIISTVIGALNGYVLSKWRFRGSDLMFGMLLFGCFIPFQVILLPMARLLAELGLANTVTGLVLVHVIYGVAFTTLFFRNFYVSVPTELVKAAQLDGASFFQIFRHIFLPISVPIFTVTIIWQFTQIWNDFLFGVVYSGPGTQPITVALNNLVNTSMGGKEYNVDMAAAVIAALPTLLVYVLAGKYFVRGLTAGAVKG, encoded by the coding sequence ATGGTCACTAATCGTTCATTCAGTTTCGGTCGTTTTATCATCTATGCATGTCTAGCAGCGTTTGCGATTTTGTATCTAGCGCCGCTATACGTGATGCTAACGACCTCATTTAAAGATATCGAAGAGATTCGAAGCGGTAACCTATTGGCGCTGCCTCAGGATCCAACGCTTTATGCTTGGATTAAAGCGTGGAGCAGTGCATGTACTGGCTCTGAATGTCAGGGTCTTGCGCCTTTCTTCATGAACAGTGTGAAGATCGTTGTTCCGGCAGTAATTATCTCAACTGTTATTGGTGCCCTTAACGGTTACGTGCTGTCGAAGTGGCGTTTCCGTGGTAGTGATTTGATGTTTGGTATGTTGCTGTTTGGTTGCTTCATTCCATTTCAGGTTATCCTGCTTCCGATGGCTCGACTCCTAGCTGAGTTAGGGTTGGCAAACACAGTAACGGGATTGGTGCTTGTACACGTGATCTATGGTGTTGCATTTACGACGCTATTTTTCCGTAACTTCTACGTTTCTGTGCCAACTGAGCTAGTTAAGGCTGCGCAGTTGGATGGTGCTAGCTTCTTCCAGATCTTTCGTCACATCTTCCTGCCGATTTCGGTACCGATTTTCACAGTGACAATCATTTGGCAGTTCACACAAATTTGGAACGACTTCCTCTTCGGTGTCGTCTACTCAGGTCCTGGTACGCAGCCAATTACAGTTGCGCTAAACAACCTAGTTAACACTTCAATGGGCGGTAAAGAGTACAACGTAGATATGGCTGCAGCAGTTATTGCGGCGCTACCAACGCTTCTGGTGTATGTACTTGCTGGTAAATATTTCGTACGCGGCTTAACCGCCGGCGCAGTGAAAGGATAA